A part of Periophthalmus magnuspinnatus isolate fPerMag1 chromosome 19, fPerMag1.2.pri, whole genome shotgun sequence genomic DNA contains:
- the kcng3 gene encoding potassium voltage-gated channel subfamily G member 3 yields MMKFGKSVCVLNVGGTRYAFTREVIRDFPLRRVSRLHACVTEKEVLELCDDYDRDRNEFFFDRHAQAFVFIMLYVRSGKLRFVPGICELSFYSEMLYWGLESAHLDSCCQKRLDDRMSEVGLDTLSVSGEEPQSPGEAALTGRARWMEKMRKTFEEPNSSVAAQLLATISVIFVIISMVMLCASTLPDWDTAKRNTVEEHRIVEAVCIGWFTAECIVRFLVARSKWDFLRRPLNIIDVIAITPYYVTMALAGAGMPGAGLGVAGIILRILRMMRVFWLMKLARHFLGLQTLGLTLRRCYREMVMLMVFVFVAMAIYSALAQLLEHGLDKESPNSDYASIPAAAWWVIISMTTVGYGDVYPITIAGRVLGGFCVVSGIVLLALPITFIYHSFVQCYHELKLRSARYARSLVAVEITQ; encoded by the exons ATGATGAAGTTCGGGAAGAGCGTGTGCGTGCTGAACGTGGGGGGAACCCGTTACGCCTTCACCCGCGAAGTGATTAGGGATTTCCCTCTGAGGCGCGTGAGCCGTCTGCACGCGTGCGTCACCGAGAAAGAAGTCCTCGAGCTCTGTGATGACTACGACCGGGACCGAAACGAGTTTTTCTTTGACCGTCACGCGCAGGCTTTCGTGTTCATCATGCTGTACGTGCGCTCTGGCAAACTCCGCTTCGTCCCCGGGATCTGCGAGCTTTCCTTTTACTCCGAGATGCTCTACTGGGGACTGGAGAGCGCGCATCTGGACTCGTGCTGCCAAAAGCGCTTGGATGACCGCATGTCAGAGGTCGGACTGGACACTTTGTCTGTGTCCGGGGAAGAGCCACAGAGTCCGGGGGAGGCAGCGCTCACCGGCCGCGCCAGATGGATGGAGAAAATGCGAAAAACATTTGAAGAGCCCAACTCGTCTGTGGCGGCGCAGCTTTTGGCGACTATCTCTGtgatttttgtcattatttctATGGTTATGCTTTGTGCCAGCACTTTACCGGACTGGGACACGGCGAAGAGGAACACCGTAGAGGAGCACAG gATCGTGGAGGCCGTTTGCATCGGTTGGTTCACCGCTGAGTGCATTGTGCGGTTTCTAGTCGCTCGGAGCAAGTGGGATTTCCTTCGTCGTCCTCTGAACATCATCGATGTCATTGCTATCACCCCGTACTACGTCACCATGGCATTAGCCGGAGCGGGAATGCCAGGGGCCGGACTCGGAGTAGCCGGAATCATCTTACGAATTTTACGAATGATGCGGGTATTTTGGCTAATGAAGCTAGCTCGGCACTTCCTGGGCCTGCAAACTCTTGGGCTAACGCTACGCCGATGCTACCGGGAAATGGTGATGCTGATGGTTTTCGTGTTCGTTGCCATGGCGATTTACAGCGCGCTAGCCCAGTTGCTAGAGCACGGTCTGGACAAGGAATCACCGAATAGCGATTATGCTAGCATTCCGGCAGCGGCGTGGTGGGTGATCATCTCCATGACGACGGTTGGGTACGGGGATGTGTACCCGATAACGATTGCGGGACGGGTGCTAGGAGGGTTTTGCGTGGTTAGCGGGATAGTCCTGCTAGCATTACCCATAACATTTATCTACCACAGTTTTGTACAGTGTTACCATGAACTGAAACTTCGCTCAGCCCGATACGCTCGCAGTCTGGTTGCCGTGGAGATAACGCAGTGA